The Naumovozyma dairenensis CBS 421 chromosome 3, complete genome genome has a window encoding:
- the PUP2 gene encoding proteasome core particle subunit alpha 5 (similar to Saccharomyces cerevisiae PUP2 (YGR253C); ancestral locus Anc_5.64), whose amino-acid sequence MFLTRSEYDRGVSTFSPEGRLFQVEYSLEAIKLGSTAIGISTSEGVVLGVEKRATSPLLEADSIEKIVEIEHHVGCAMSGLTADARSMIEHARVAAVNHNLYYDEDMKVESLTQSVCDLALRFGEGASGEERLMSRPFGVALLIAGYDDDEGYQLYHAEPSGTFYRYNAKAIGSGSEGAQSELQNEWHSSLTLREAEVLVLKILKQVMEEKLDENNAQLSCITKDNGFQIYDNAKTAEIIKEMKEKETQEHPEGEEEHDVEMS is encoded by the coding sequence ATGTTTTTAACAAGAAGTGAATATGATCGTGGTGTCAGTACATTTTCTCCCGAAGGTAGACTATTCCAAGTCGAATATTCATTAGAAGCAATTAAATTAGGATCCACTGCCATAGGGATTTCCACAAGTGAAGGTGTAGTTCTTGGGGTGGAGAAACGTGCGACCTCTCCATTATTAGAAGCTGACTCGATTGAAAAGATAGTGGAAATTGAGCATCATGTAGGTTGTGCTATGAGTGGACTTACTGCCGATGCTCGTTCTATGATTGAACATGCTCGTGTTGCAGCTGTGAATCATAATCTATATTACGATGAAGACATGAAAGTGGAATCATTGACACAATCTGTTTGTGATTTGGCTTTGAGATTTGGGGAAGGGGCCTCTGGTGAAGAAAGATTAATGTCGAGACCATTTGGTGTTGCCCTATTGATTGCAGgttatgatgatgatgaaggttATCAGTTATATCATGCTGAACCATCCGGAACCTTCTACCGCTATAATGCTAAAGCTATTGGATCAGGGTCAGAAGGTGCTCAATCAGAACTACAAAACGAATGGCATTCATCATTAACTCTAAGAGAAGCTGAAGTTCTTGTgttgaagattttaaaacaagtaatggaagaaaaattagatgaaaataatgcCCAATTGAGTTGTATTACGAAAGATAATGGATTCCAAATATATGATAACGCAAAGACTGCAgaaattatcaaagaaatgaaggaaaaggaaacacAAGAACATCCTGAAGGGGAAGAAGAACATGATGTTGAAATGTcataa